The Primulina eburnea isolate SZY01 chromosome 8, ASM2296580v1, whole genome shotgun sequence genome contains a region encoding:
- the LOC140838734 gene encoding probable LRR receptor-like serine/threonine-protein kinase At1g07650 isoform X1, which produces MSTVLDLLLSFRYTLIIFLCMEAIFISGQSNNLPEEEKIALVEIADQLGKMDWDFNLNPCDGNSNWTTPQRVDMPSYNNTVICNCSYPDGACHVQNIFLKGQDLAGVLPPSLAKLPYLKTIDLTRNYLSGTIPPEWASTKLEYMSVIVNRLSGPIPKYLGNITTLVYMSLESNRFNGTVPAELGKLINLANLILSDNNLTGELPKELNNLKNLTELRLSSNSFTGEIPSFQSWTQLQKLEMQASGFEGPIHSSISVLKNLTELRISDLNGAASKFPLLRDMTGMYRLILRSCNLSGEIPGYLQNMSALKELDLSFNSLTGEIPDIEGLDNLQNTYLTQNFLTGSVPEWMKNRDSRYQFDLSYNNFTETSVPSTCRETLNLFRGYDEGKTIELDKCLRSSPCSKDWYSFHVNCGGGGIKIGDTFFEGDEESSGPAKFVGSRENWGTSSTGDFWGRNASISDYVAKNISVLRVNDSGLYMTARLSPISLTYYGRCLANGNYTVKLHFAEIVFRDNRSFQSLGRRMFDVYIQGEQKMKDFDIEKEANGVDKTVIQTFKTTIINKTLEIRFHYAGKGSTAVPNRGTYGPMISAISVESDFKPPSNERKKILIGIGAALVALFLILAVICFFWWKRRSYKISREQELRGLDLRTGFFTFRQIKAATNNFNSENKIGEGGFGSVYKGTLLDGTLIAVKQLSSKSKQGNREFVNEVGIISGLQHPNLVKLYGCCIEGNQLLLVYEYMENNSLARALYGPEEWQLDMDWSTRRKICIGIAKCLVFLHEESTLKIVHRDIKANNILLDKDLNPKISDFGLAKLEEDDNTHIITRVAGTIGYMAPEYALWGHLTYKADVYSFGIVALEIVAGMNNTRFRPSDGYFCLLDWALVLQKRGRLMELVDPRLLPYIDVEEAEKMIRIALLCTSPSPALRPTMSEVVSMLQGYISIQEFNMDPSICSSELKLYELREKYEYIDSSETVALVHSNLIEENASPRNSVSDLHSQN; this is translated from the exons ATGTCGACTGTTCTTGATCTCCTACTTTCTTTCAGGTACACACTGATCATTTTCCTGTGCATGGAAGCAATATTCATTTCAGGCCAGAGTAATAATCTCCCTGAGGAAGAAA AGATTGCTCTTGTTGAAATAGCTGATCAACTGGGGAAAATGGACTGGGACTTCAACCTTAATCCTTGTGATGGAAACTCGAATTGGACGACGCCACAAAGGGTTGATATGCCGTCGTACAATAATACTGTCATCTGTAATTGTTCATACCCCGATGGAGCATGCCATGTGCAAAATAT ATTTCTTAAAGGACAGGATTTAGCTGGTGTCCTCCCTCCTTCGCTGGCAAAGCTACCCTATTTAAAGACAAT CGATCTTACTCGCAATTATCTCAGTGGAACTATCCCTCCAGAATGGGCATCTACCAAATTGGAATATAT GTCTGTCATTGTAAACCGCTTATCCGGCCCCATACCAAAATACTTGGGAAACATTACTACACTTGTATATAT GAGCCTGGAGAGCAACCGATTTAATGGGACCGTTCCGGCAGAGCTAGGGAAACTGATCAACTTGGCGAACCT CATCCTAAGTGACAATAACCTAACTGGTGAGTTGCCGAAGGAGCTAAATAATCTAAAAAACTTGACAGAACT TAGGCTAAGCAGCAATAGCTTCACTGGAGAAATACCTAGTTTTCAAAGTTGGACACAGCTCCAAAAGTT AGAGATGCAGGCCAGTGGTTTTGAAGGACCAATTCATTCTAGTATTTCAGTTTTGAAGAATTTGACTGAACT AAGAATCAGTGACTTGAATGGAGCAGCTTCCAAGTTTCCAttgctgagagatatgacaggGATGTATAGATT GATTTTAAGGAGCTGCAATTTATCTGGGGAAATTCCTGGATACTTACAAAATATGTCAGCTTTGAAAGAATT GGATCTGAGTTTTAACAGCTTGACAGGAGAGATTCCAGATATTGAAGGCCTAGACAACCTACAAAACAC GTATCTGACGCAAAACTTTCTTACGGGGTCGGTTCCTGAGTGGATGAAGAACAGAGACTCAAGATA CCAGTTTGATCTTTCTTACAATAACTTCACGGAGACCTCTGTGCCCTCAACTTGTCGGGAAACTTT GAACTTGTTCAGAGGCTATGACGAAGGAAAAACCAT AGAGCTTGACAAATGCCTGAGAAGTTCTCCTTGTTCAAAGG ATTGGTACTCATTTCATGTTAATTGTGGTGGTGGTGGGATTAAGATTGGAGACACCTTTTTTGAAGGAGATGAAGAATCATCAGGTCCTGCGAAATTCGTCGGCTCTAGAGAAAACTGGGGAACAAGTAGTACAGGAGACTTTTGGGGCCGTAATGCAAGCATTAGTGACTATGTAGCAAAAAATATATCCGTTCTCAGAGTAAATGACTCAGGATTGTACATGACTGCTCGCCTTTCTCCTATATCTCTCACTTATTATGGACGTTGCTTAGCAAATGGAAACTACACTGTTAAACTTCACTTTGCAGAAATAGTTTTCAGGGATAACCGTTCATTTCAAAGTCTAGGTAGAAGGATGTTTGATGTGTATATTCAG GGTGAACAAAAAATGAAGGATTTTGATATTGAGAAAGAGGCAAATGGAGTTGACAAAACTGTGATACAAACATTTAAGACGACgataataaataaaactctgGAGATAAGATTTCATTATGCTGGGAAGGGATCAACAGCTGTACCAAATCGAGGAACTTATGGCCCTATGATATCTGCTATTTCAGTGGAATCTG ATTTCAAGCCCCCATCTAATGAAAGAAAAAAGATTTTAATCGGAATCGGAGCAGCCCTTGTGGCCTTGTTTCTCATTCTCGCAGTTATCTGTTTCTTTTGGTGGAAACGCCGTAGCTACAAGATCTCAAGGGAACAAG AGCTAAGAGGATTAGATTTGCGTACTGGTTTCTTTACTTTTAGGCAAATCAAAGCTGCCACCAACAACTTCAATTCTGAAAACAAAATTGGAGAAGGTGGTTTTGGATCTGTCTACAAG GGTACGTTATTGGATGGTACATTAATTGCTGTGAAGCAGCTTTCTTCCAAATCAAAGCAAGGGAACCGCGAATTTGTAAACGAAGTGGGGATAATATCTGGTTTACAGCATCCAAATCTTGTCAAACTGTATGGATGCTGCATTGAAGGAAACCAATTACTACTAGTGTATGAATACATGGAGAACAACAGCCTTGCTCGCGCTCTATACG GACCAGAAGAATGGCAATTGGATATGGATTGGTCAACGAGACGAAAAATATGCATTGGCATAGCAAAATGCTTGGTTTTTTTGCACGAAGAATCAACTTTGAAAATTGTCCATAGAGATATCAAAGCGAACAACATTCTTCTGGACAAAGATCTAAATccgaaaatttcagattttggatTAGCTAAACTTGAAGAAGATGATAACACTCACATCATCACTAGAGTCGCTGGAACTAT AGGATATATGGCTCCTGAATATGCTCTGTGGGGTCACCTGACCTACAAAGCAGATGTATACAGTTTTGGTATCGTTGCATTGGAAATTGTTGCTGGAATGAACAATACCAGATTTCGTCCCAGTGATGGTTACTTTTGTCTTCTTGACTGG GCTCTTGTTCTACAGAAAAGAGGAAGACTTATGGAGTTAGTGGATCCAAGATTGCTTCCATACATCGATGTGGAAGAAGCAGAGAAGATGATCAGGATCGCACTCTTGTGCACTAGTCCATCACCAGCTCTCAGGCCTACAATGTCTGAGGTAGTTAGCATGTTACAAGGTTATATCAGTATTCAGGAGTTTAACATGGATCCATCCATCTGTAGTAGTGAATTGAAGCTTTACGAACTCAGAGAAAAGTACGAGTACATCGATTCAAGCGAAACTGTGGCCCTTGTtcattcaaatttgattgaagaaaaCGCCAGTCCCAGAAATTCTGTCTCTGATCTTCATTCACAGAATTGA
- the LOC140838734 gene encoding probable LRR receptor-like serine/threonine-protein kinase At1g07650 isoform X2: protein MSTVLDLLLSFRYTLIIFLCMEAIFISGQSNNLPEEEKIALVEIADQLGKMDWDFNLNPCDGNSNWTTPQRVDMPSYNNTVICNCSYPDGACHVQNIFLKGQDLAGVLPPSLAKLPYLKTIDLTRNYLSGTIPPEWASTKLEYMSVIVNRLSGPIPKYLGNITTLVYMSLESNRFNGTVPAELGKLINLANLILSDNNLTGELPKELNNLKNLTELEMQASGFEGPIHSSISVLKNLTELRISDLNGAASKFPLLRDMTGMYRLILRSCNLSGEIPGYLQNMSALKELDLSFNSLTGEIPDIEGLDNLQNTYLTQNFLTGSVPEWMKNRDSRYQFDLSYNNFTETSVPSTCRETLNLFRGYDEGKTIELDKCLRSSPCSKDWYSFHVNCGGGGIKIGDTFFEGDEESSGPAKFVGSRENWGTSSTGDFWGRNASISDYVAKNISVLRVNDSGLYMTARLSPISLTYYGRCLANGNYTVKLHFAEIVFRDNRSFQSLGRRMFDVYIQGEQKMKDFDIEKEANGVDKTVIQTFKTTIINKTLEIRFHYAGKGSTAVPNRGTYGPMISAISVESDFKPPSNERKKILIGIGAALVALFLILAVICFFWWKRRSYKISREQELRGLDLRTGFFTFRQIKAATNNFNSENKIGEGGFGSVYKGTLLDGTLIAVKQLSSKSKQGNREFVNEVGIISGLQHPNLVKLYGCCIEGNQLLLVYEYMENNSLARALYGPEEWQLDMDWSTRRKICIGIAKCLVFLHEESTLKIVHRDIKANNILLDKDLNPKISDFGLAKLEEDDNTHIITRVAGTIGYMAPEYALWGHLTYKADVYSFGIVALEIVAGMNNTRFRPSDGYFCLLDWALVLQKRGRLMELVDPRLLPYIDVEEAEKMIRIALLCTSPSPALRPTMSEVVSMLQGYISIQEFNMDPSICSSELKLYELREKYEYIDSSETVALVHSNLIEENASPRNSVSDLHSQN, encoded by the exons ATGTCGACTGTTCTTGATCTCCTACTTTCTTTCAGGTACACACTGATCATTTTCCTGTGCATGGAAGCAATATTCATTTCAGGCCAGAGTAATAATCTCCCTGAGGAAGAAA AGATTGCTCTTGTTGAAATAGCTGATCAACTGGGGAAAATGGACTGGGACTTCAACCTTAATCCTTGTGATGGAAACTCGAATTGGACGACGCCACAAAGGGTTGATATGCCGTCGTACAATAATACTGTCATCTGTAATTGTTCATACCCCGATGGAGCATGCCATGTGCAAAATAT ATTTCTTAAAGGACAGGATTTAGCTGGTGTCCTCCCTCCTTCGCTGGCAAAGCTACCCTATTTAAAGACAAT CGATCTTACTCGCAATTATCTCAGTGGAACTATCCCTCCAGAATGGGCATCTACCAAATTGGAATATAT GTCTGTCATTGTAAACCGCTTATCCGGCCCCATACCAAAATACTTGGGAAACATTACTACACTTGTATATAT GAGCCTGGAGAGCAACCGATTTAATGGGACCGTTCCGGCAGAGCTAGGGAAACTGATCAACTTGGCGAACCT CATCCTAAGTGACAATAACCTAACTGGTGAGTTGCCGAAGGAGCTAAATAATCTAAAAAACTTGACAGAACT AGAGATGCAGGCCAGTGGTTTTGAAGGACCAATTCATTCTAGTATTTCAGTTTTGAAGAATTTGACTGAACT AAGAATCAGTGACTTGAATGGAGCAGCTTCCAAGTTTCCAttgctgagagatatgacaggGATGTATAGATT GATTTTAAGGAGCTGCAATTTATCTGGGGAAATTCCTGGATACTTACAAAATATGTCAGCTTTGAAAGAATT GGATCTGAGTTTTAACAGCTTGACAGGAGAGATTCCAGATATTGAAGGCCTAGACAACCTACAAAACAC GTATCTGACGCAAAACTTTCTTACGGGGTCGGTTCCTGAGTGGATGAAGAACAGAGACTCAAGATA CCAGTTTGATCTTTCTTACAATAACTTCACGGAGACCTCTGTGCCCTCAACTTGTCGGGAAACTTT GAACTTGTTCAGAGGCTATGACGAAGGAAAAACCAT AGAGCTTGACAAATGCCTGAGAAGTTCTCCTTGTTCAAAGG ATTGGTACTCATTTCATGTTAATTGTGGTGGTGGTGGGATTAAGATTGGAGACACCTTTTTTGAAGGAGATGAAGAATCATCAGGTCCTGCGAAATTCGTCGGCTCTAGAGAAAACTGGGGAACAAGTAGTACAGGAGACTTTTGGGGCCGTAATGCAAGCATTAGTGACTATGTAGCAAAAAATATATCCGTTCTCAGAGTAAATGACTCAGGATTGTACATGACTGCTCGCCTTTCTCCTATATCTCTCACTTATTATGGACGTTGCTTAGCAAATGGAAACTACACTGTTAAACTTCACTTTGCAGAAATAGTTTTCAGGGATAACCGTTCATTTCAAAGTCTAGGTAGAAGGATGTTTGATGTGTATATTCAG GGTGAACAAAAAATGAAGGATTTTGATATTGAGAAAGAGGCAAATGGAGTTGACAAAACTGTGATACAAACATTTAAGACGACgataataaataaaactctgGAGATAAGATTTCATTATGCTGGGAAGGGATCAACAGCTGTACCAAATCGAGGAACTTATGGCCCTATGATATCTGCTATTTCAGTGGAATCTG ATTTCAAGCCCCCATCTAATGAAAGAAAAAAGATTTTAATCGGAATCGGAGCAGCCCTTGTGGCCTTGTTTCTCATTCTCGCAGTTATCTGTTTCTTTTGGTGGAAACGCCGTAGCTACAAGATCTCAAGGGAACAAG AGCTAAGAGGATTAGATTTGCGTACTGGTTTCTTTACTTTTAGGCAAATCAAAGCTGCCACCAACAACTTCAATTCTGAAAACAAAATTGGAGAAGGTGGTTTTGGATCTGTCTACAAG GGTACGTTATTGGATGGTACATTAATTGCTGTGAAGCAGCTTTCTTCCAAATCAAAGCAAGGGAACCGCGAATTTGTAAACGAAGTGGGGATAATATCTGGTTTACAGCATCCAAATCTTGTCAAACTGTATGGATGCTGCATTGAAGGAAACCAATTACTACTAGTGTATGAATACATGGAGAACAACAGCCTTGCTCGCGCTCTATACG GACCAGAAGAATGGCAATTGGATATGGATTGGTCAACGAGACGAAAAATATGCATTGGCATAGCAAAATGCTTGGTTTTTTTGCACGAAGAATCAACTTTGAAAATTGTCCATAGAGATATCAAAGCGAACAACATTCTTCTGGACAAAGATCTAAATccgaaaatttcagattttggatTAGCTAAACTTGAAGAAGATGATAACACTCACATCATCACTAGAGTCGCTGGAACTAT AGGATATATGGCTCCTGAATATGCTCTGTGGGGTCACCTGACCTACAAAGCAGATGTATACAGTTTTGGTATCGTTGCATTGGAAATTGTTGCTGGAATGAACAATACCAGATTTCGTCCCAGTGATGGTTACTTTTGTCTTCTTGACTGG GCTCTTGTTCTACAGAAAAGAGGAAGACTTATGGAGTTAGTGGATCCAAGATTGCTTCCATACATCGATGTGGAAGAAGCAGAGAAGATGATCAGGATCGCACTCTTGTGCACTAGTCCATCACCAGCTCTCAGGCCTACAATGTCTGAGGTAGTTAGCATGTTACAAGGTTATATCAGTATTCAGGAGTTTAACATGGATCCATCCATCTGTAGTAGTGAATTGAAGCTTTACGAACTCAGAGAAAAGTACGAGTACATCGATTCAAGCGAAACTGTGGCCCTTGTtcattcaaatttgattgaagaaaaCGCCAGTCCCAGAAATTCTGTCTCTGATCTTCATTCACAGAATTGA